CAACACACAACTTGTCATTAGGCGCAGGTCATGGCTTCAAGCCAAAGTGTCTTGAACCATGTGCCACCGACCCTTGTGGATGTCTCggttttaaagaaaattattccaCTTGCAGTGGACACAAATGATTTCGATACATAACATAGTTCAAGTTTACGAAGTCAACTAGTTGCATAGTGCATACTAAGCTAAACACACAGTGGCTAATCTTCAACACATAATAAACAAAGTTCCCCTGACTAGAAATATGTCAGCCAACATCAACAATAGTTGGGTACTTACATTGCCATAGCTTTCTCCATGCCTTTCCCGTGAATTGTCAAGAACACCTTCCCCGCACTGTCCAAGCTACTCTTGTCAATTGCAATTGCTCCGAACACCGCCCTGAAAGCACCACAAACCACTGCAGGAGCCGACAAATTGGTCTTCCGTGAAACCCTGATTATCTTCTGTAAACCTAAGCGTCCTCCGTCAGCAACACACGATGATACCACATTGGAGGACAGATCCACAATAACCCGGTTGAGATCCTTGGGGGGCATGTCGATGTCCTTGCTAAGCAATTGCAGAGAAACCGGACCCTCAATCACCTTCTCCCCCAAAATGCTCAAAGCTCTATTGTTCTCTCCTGAGTATGATGCATGCGTCAGTGCGCGTCGTAGCAACTCCACATCTTGAAATGAGTACCTACATGGAAATGTATTCATACACAAGAGGAACTCAATTTCAACCAGGGTTTGATTAACTGAacagaacaattaaaagaaacgAGCTAAAggtcaaaaacacacctaaaatatcaattttccaAGTTTTACACCTAAACTATCA
The Capsicum annuum cultivar UCD-10X-F1 unplaced genomic scaffold, UCD10Xv1.1 ctg45780, whole genome shotgun sequence DNA segment above includes these coding regions:
- the LOC124885378 gene encoding protein NUCLEAR FUSION DEFECTIVE 2-like (The sequence of the model RefSeq protein was modified relative to this genomic sequence to represent the inferred CDS: added 151 bases not found in genome assembly), whose amino-acid sequence is MWHLRRFICSILLALALYSSPQARANPSLSIRPTSPFSIALETLQNQIQYTFQDVELLRRALTHASYSGENNRALSILGEKVIEGPVSLQLLSKDIDMPPKDLNRVIVDLSSNVVSSCVADGGRLGLQKIIRVSRKTNLSAPAVVCGAFRAVFGAIAIDKSSLDSAGKVFLTIHGKGMEKAMAM